Proteins encoded together in one Anguilla anguilla isolate fAngAng1 chromosome 9, fAngAng1.pri, whole genome shotgun sequence window:
- the supt20 gene encoding transcription factor SPT20 homolog isoform X10 yields MQHILEAALDRAEYIVESARQRPPKRRGSSSGRKSLYQKLYELSQEECEKEPELKKLRRNVNLLEKLVSQEAVSCLVVNLYPGNEGYSLMLRGKNGSDSETIRLPYEEAELLEYLDAEELPPILVDLLEKAQVNIFHCGCVIAEVRDFRRSANAKMPTYQSQHILLRPTMQTLICDIHALTSDHHKWTQDDKLQLESQLILATAEPLCLEPSLSVTCTANRLLYNKQKMNTRSMKRCFKRHSRAALNRQQELAHFPTPPQLRLLDYLQRRKERRAPPSIDLKISKAGSCVDTWRQNSCQLTAPAEVNVEQYAVVEKSVKLEDSQPVVWPAQEVKDDYLFECEVGGQFQKTRVSIYQSVGDPLVYGKIYSAKDPKSEEDPNDLHLIHPPFLIGSKIDADRFLNQYKEVYERDVKCPVKMSHNSGSAAVQGGHASPGRELEADGFSPLVQSSVLGKGVKHRPPPIKLPTGPGNSSSGNPFSSPPTTGHLKCTTPPPSKSQSLSRKHSMELSQSGLLSPAAVSPIGSSQRSGTPKPPTPTNTPCSTPHPPDAQAATPTPQDPAVGPQPALLAPFAQQQMALSQTLPVMTIPLPTMASSITTGTSSSQVMASPAGLNIINVVGSVCSPQALMSGSNPMLGCSPGALNLSGILPGGGLMSGALPTMQPTAQAGSPFGLNNSSGLRPLNLLQLPSGPLIFNSLQQQQLSQFSPQQQNSQSATSSPQQQGETVDQGMGGPDQALGSQQTAVINLTGMGGFMSPQAAVAILAAPNAAANGYGGGSGAGSGAATATFRQPAKK; encoded by the exons ATG CAACACATTTTGGAGGCTGCCTTGGATCGGGCTGAG TATATCGTGGAAAGCGCTCGCCAGCGGCCGCCCAAGAGAAGAGGCTCTTCCAGCGGGAGGAAGTCTCTCTACCAGAAGCTCTATGAGCTGTCCCAGGAGGAGTGCGAGAAGGAACCCGAATTAAAG AAACTGAGGAGAAATGTCAATCTGCTGGAGAAGCTGGTCTCCCAGGAGGCGGTGTCGTGCCTGGTGGTCAACCTGTACCCGGGGAATGAGGGCTACTCGCTGATGCTCCGGGGGAAGAATGGATCTG ACTCCGAGACCATCCGGCTTCCCTacgaggaggcggagctcctGGAGTACCTGGACGCCGAGGAGCTGCCCCCCATCCTGGTGGACCTGCTGGAGAAGGCGCAG GTGAACATCTTCCACTGCGGCTGCGTCATCGCCGAGGTCAGGGACTTCCGGCGGTCCGCGAACGCCAAGATGCCGACGTACCAGAGCCAGCACATCCTGCTGCGGCCCACCATGCAG ACCCTGATCTGCGACATCCACGCTCTGACCAGCGACCATCACAAGTGGACACAG GACGACaagctgcagctggagagcCAGTTGATCTTGGCCACCGCTGAGCCCCTGTGCCTGgagccctccctctctgtgaccTGCACTGCCAATCGCCTGCTCTACAACAAGCAGAAGATGAACACCCGCTCTATGAAGCG gtgtttTAAGAGGCACTCGAGGGCGGCTCTGAACAGGCAGCAGGAGCTGGCGcatttccccacccccccacagctgcGCCTCCTCGACTACCtgcagaggaggaaggagaggagagcgcCTCCCTCCATCGACCTGAAGATCTCCAAGGCCGGGAGC tgtgtggacACGTGGAGACAGAACAGCTGCCAGCTCACTGCCCCTGCTGAAGTCAat GTGGAGCAGTACGCCGTGGTGGAGAAATCGGTGAAGTTGGAGGATTCTCAGCCCGTCGTCTGGCCTGCTCAG gaagtgaaggaTGACTACCTGTTTGAATGTGAAGTGGGCGGACAGTTTCAGAAGACCCGGGTGTCCATCTATCAGTCGGTGGGGGACCCCCTGGTCTACGGGAAGATATACAGCGCCAAAGACCCCAAATCTGAGGAGGACCCCAACGACCTGCACCTCATTCACCCACC ctttctgattggttcaaagaTTGATGCTGACAG GTTCCTGAACCAGTACAAAGAGGTGTACGAGCGGGACGTGAAGTGTCCCGTGAAGATGTCCCACAATTCTGGGAGCGCGGCGGTGCAGGGGGGGCACGCCTCCCCCGGGAGGGAGCTGGAG GCTGACGGTTTCTCCCCGCTGGTTCAGTCCTCAGTGTTGGGGAAGGGAGTTAAACACAGGCCGCCTCCCATTAAACTGCCAACGGGGCCCGGCAACAGCTCCTCAG GTAACCCCTTCAGCTCGCCGCCGACGACGGGTCACCTCAAGTGCacgactccgcccccctccaaGAGCCAATCGCTGTCCCGGAAGCACTCCATGGAGCTGAGCCAATCCGGCCTGCTGTCGCCTGCAGCGGTGTCTCCCATTGGCTCCTCACAGA gatCGGGGACCCCCAAGCCCCCCACGCCCACGAACACGCCCTGCTCCACGCCCCACCCGCCGGACGCGCAggcggccacgcccaccccccaGGACCCGGCGGTGGGGCCCCAGCCGGCCCTGCTGGCGCCCTTCGCCCAGCAGCAGATGGCGCTCAGCCAGACCCTGCCCGTCATGACCATTCCGCTGCCCACCATGGCCAGCTCCATCACCACCGGCACCTCGTCCTCCCAGGTCATGGCCAGCCCCGCCGGGCTCAACATCATCAACGTGGTGGGCTCCGTCTG CAGTCCCCAGGCTCTGATGAGTGGCTCGAACCCGATGTTGGGCTGCAGCCCTGGTGCTCTGAACCTGAGCGGGATCCTGCCCGGAGGAGGTCTGATGTCCGGGGCCCTCCCCACCATGCAGCCCACAGCACAAGCAG GGAGCCCCTTTGGTCTGAATAACTCCTCAGGACTGCGACCCTTGAACCTCCTCCAG cttcCCTCCGGACCCCTGATCTTTAactctctgcagcagcagcagctgtcccAGTTCTCCCCACAGCAGCAGAACAGCCAGTCGGCCACTTCCAGCCCCCAGCAGCAGGGGGAGACG GTGGACCAGGGCATGGGCGGGCCGGACCAGGCCCTGGGGAGCCAGCAGACGGCGGTAATTAACCTGACCGGAATGGGCGGGTTCATGTCCCCTCAGGCCGCAG TTGCAATTCTTGCAGCACCAAATGCAGCAGCAAATGGCTATGGCGGGGGCAGCGGCGCAGGGTCCGGCGCCGCCACGGCAACATTCCGCCAGCCAGCCAAGAAGTAA
- the supt20 gene encoding transcription factor SPT20 homolog isoform X9 has protein sequence MQHILEAALDRAEYIVESARQRPPKRRGSSSGRKSLYQKLYELSQEECEKEPELKKLRRNVNLLEKLVSQEAVSCLVVNLYPGNEGYSLMLRGKNGSDSETIRLPYEEAELLEYLDAEELPPILVDLLEKAQVNIFHCGCVIAEVRDFRRSANAKMPTYQSQHILLRPTMQTLICDIHALTSDHHKWTQDDKLQLESQLILATAEPLCLEPSLSVTCTANRLLYNKQKMNTRSMKRCFKRHSRAALNRQQELAHFPTPPQLRLLDYLQRRKERRAPPSIDLKISKAGSQCVDTWRQNSCQLTAPAEVNVEQYAVVEKSVKLEDSQPVVWPAQEVKDDYLFECEVGGQFQKTRVSIYQSVGDPLVYGKIYSAKDPKSEEDPNDLHLIHPPFLIGSKIDADRFLNQYKEVYERDVKCPVKMSHNSGSAAVQGGHASPGRELEVRASSGPTPVTQADGFSPLVQSSVLGKGVKHRPPPIKLPTGPGNSSSGNPFSSPPTTGHLKCTTPPPSKSQSLSRKHSMELSQSGLLSPAAVSPIGSSQRSGTPKPPTPTNTPCSTPHPPDAQAATPTPQDPAVGPQPALLAPFAQQQMALSQTLPVMTIPLPTMASSITTGTSSSQVMASPAGLNIINVVGSVCSPQALMSGSNPMLGCSPGALNLSGILPGGGLMSGALPTMQPTAQAAGSPFGLNNSSGLRPLNLLQLPSGPLIFNSLQQQQLSQFSPQQQNSQSATSSPQQQGETVDQGMGGPDQALGSQQTAVINLTGMGGFMSPQAAVAILAAPNAAANGYGGGSGAGSGAATATFRQPAKK, from the exons ATG CAACACATTTTGGAGGCTGCCTTGGATCGGGCTGAG TATATCGTGGAAAGCGCTCGCCAGCGGCCGCCCAAGAGAAGAGGCTCTTCCAGCGGGAGGAAGTCTCTCTACCAGAAGCTCTATGAGCTGTCCCAGGAGGAGTGCGAGAAGGAACCCGAATTAAAG AAACTGAGGAGAAATGTCAATCTGCTGGAGAAGCTGGTCTCCCAGGAGGCGGTGTCGTGCCTGGTGGTCAACCTGTACCCGGGGAATGAGGGCTACTCGCTGATGCTCCGGGGGAAGAATGGATCTG ACTCCGAGACCATCCGGCTTCCCTacgaggaggcggagctcctGGAGTACCTGGACGCCGAGGAGCTGCCCCCCATCCTGGTGGACCTGCTGGAGAAGGCGCAG GTGAACATCTTCCACTGCGGCTGCGTCATCGCCGAGGTCAGGGACTTCCGGCGGTCCGCGAACGCCAAGATGCCGACGTACCAGAGCCAGCACATCCTGCTGCGGCCCACCATGCAG ACCCTGATCTGCGACATCCACGCTCTGACCAGCGACCATCACAAGTGGACACAG GACGACaagctgcagctggagagcCAGTTGATCTTGGCCACCGCTGAGCCCCTGTGCCTGgagccctccctctctgtgaccTGCACTGCCAATCGCCTGCTCTACAACAAGCAGAAGATGAACACCCGCTCTATGAAGCG gtgtttTAAGAGGCACTCGAGGGCGGCTCTGAACAGGCAGCAGGAGCTGGCGcatttccccacccccccacagctgcGCCTCCTCGACTACCtgcagaggaggaaggagaggagagcgcCTCCCTCCATCGACCTGAAGATCTCCAAGGCCGGGAGC cagtgtgtggacACGTGGAGACAGAACAGCTGCCAGCTCACTGCCCCTGCTGAAGTCAat GTGGAGCAGTACGCCGTGGTGGAGAAATCGGTGAAGTTGGAGGATTCTCAGCCCGTCGTCTGGCCTGCTCAG gaagtgaaggaTGACTACCTGTTTGAATGTGAAGTGGGCGGACAGTTTCAGAAGACCCGGGTGTCCATCTATCAGTCGGTGGGGGACCCCCTGGTCTACGGGAAGATATACAGCGCCAAAGACCCCAAATCTGAGGAGGACCCCAACGACCTGCACCTCATTCACCCACC ctttctgattggttcaaagaTTGATGCTGACAG GTTCCTGAACCAGTACAAAGAGGTGTACGAGCGGGACGTGAAGTGTCCCGTGAAGATGTCCCACAATTCTGGGAGCGCGGCGGTGCAGGGGGGGCACGCCTCCCCCGGGAGGGAGCTGGAGGTGAGGGCCTCGTCCGGGCCGACGCCCGTTACCCAG GCTGACGGTTTCTCCCCGCTGGTTCAGTCCTCAGTGTTGGGGAAGGGAGTTAAACACAGGCCGCCTCCCATTAAACTGCCAACGGGGCCCGGCAACAGCTCCTCAG GTAACCCCTTCAGCTCGCCGCCGACGACGGGTCACCTCAAGTGCacgactccgcccccctccaaGAGCCAATCGCTGTCCCGGAAGCACTCCATGGAGCTGAGCCAATCCGGCCTGCTGTCGCCTGCAGCGGTGTCTCCCATTGGCTCCTCACAGA gatCGGGGACCCCCAAGCCCCCCACGCCCACGAACACGCCCTGCTCCACGCCCCACCCGCCGGACGCGCAggcggccacgcccaccccccaGGACCCGGCGGTGGGGCCCCAGCCGGCCCTGCTGGCGCCCTTCGCCCAGCAGCAGATGGCGCTCAGCCAGACCCTGCCCGTCATGACCATTCCGCTGCCCACCATGGCCAGCTCCATCACCACCGGCACCTCGTCCTCCCAGGTCATGGCCAGCCCCGCCGGGCTCAACATCATCAACGTGGTGGGCTCCGTCTG CAGTCCCCAGGCTCTGATGAGTGGCTCGAACCCGATGTTGGGCTGCAGCCCTGGTGCTCTGAACCTGAGCGGGATCCTGCCCGGAGGAGGTCTGATGTCCGGGGCCCTCCCCACCATGCAGCCCACAGCACAAGCAG CAGGGAGCCCCTTTGGTCTGAATAACTCCTCAGGACTGCGACCCTTGAACCTCCTCCAG cttcCCTCCGGACCCCTGATCTTTAactctctgcagcagcagcagctgtcccAGTTCTCCCCACAGCAGCAGAACAGCCAGTCGGCCACTTCCAGCCCCCAGCAGCAGGGGGAGACG GTGGACCAGGGCATGGGCGGGCCGGACCAGGCCCTGGGGAGCCAGCAGACGGCGGTAATTAACCTGACCGGAATGGGCGGGTTCATGTCCCCTCAGGCCGCAG TTGCAATTCTTGCAGCACCAAATGCAGCAGCAAATGGCTATGGCGGGGGCAGCGGCGCAGGGTCCGGCGCCGCCACGGCAACATTCCGCCAGCCAGCCAAGAAGTAA